DNA from Lentibacillus amyloliquefaciens:
GAGCAATGAATCCTTTTCACGGTAGAATGATACATGTCCAGGGGTGTGGCCGGGCGTATGAATCCATTTCCAATCGTTAAGTCCCGGGATGGCACCATTGTCAGGGAGCGGCTGGACAGCATCCCCCAAATCAATGGGTTCATTCGGGTAAATTCCGGCTATTTTGGCTAAAAATCCTCCCTCAACCCCCGAATCAGGTTGTGGATAGTGCTTCTCACCAGTTAAATATGGCATTTCCAGTTTGTGCGCATATATGGGCACGTCCCACTCCCTCTCCAATTCGACCAGACCGCCAACATGATCGAAATGGCCATGCGTCAAGATAATGGCAGATGGTTTGGTGTTTTCGCCGAATCGATCTTCCGCCTCCGAACGGATTTCATCTGCAGACCCCGGCAAACCTGCATCAACCAGCACCCAATCACCTCTATCCGGATAGCCCAGAAATATAACATTGGCAATCTGATCAGTATAGTAATACACATCATTGATGACCTCCCGTCCCGAACCGCTTGTGATCGATGTCATCGGAATGAATTTATTGTCTTCAGGCTCATGCATTTCTTCATCCATACAGAAAACCTCCTTTTAGCGTTAGTATTTGGAGATTTTCGGATTATAATCATATTTGCAGATTATGCAATGTTAAAAAGCTGCTTACCCGTCCAGGTAAACAGCCTGCTGTGACTATTCTTCCAAAAGTGATTTGCCCATAATAGAGACACGTTTTGTGTTTTTCAGCTCATCAAGCGTTCTGGCACCTACACCAAACATCGTCATTTTCAGTTCCAGTTCAATCTGCTCCATCGTTTCAATGACAAGTTTATCTGATTCGGTTGCTGCCTCAAGCAGTTTTCTGGCAAAACCTATCACATCTGCCCCAATCGTCAGGGCTTTCGCAGCATCCATCCCGGTTTTCATCCCGCCACTGGAAACGAGCGGTACATCTTCCAATGCGCTTCTCACTGAAACGATGCAGTCTTTGGTCGGGATGCCCCAGTTATTGAAAGCTTCTGCCGCTGCCTTTTTCAGCGGG
Protein-coding regions in this window:
- a CDS encoding MBL fold metallo-hydrolase, whose translation is MDEEMHEPEDNKFIPMTSITSGSGREVINDVYYYTDQIANVIFLGYPDRGDWVLVDAGLPGSADEIRSEAEDRFGENTKPSAIILTHGHFDHVGGLVELEREWDVPIYAHKLEMPYLTGEKHYPQPDSGVEGGFLAKIAGIYPNEPIDLGDAVQPLPDNGAIPGLNDWKWIHTPGHTPGHVSFYREKDSLLLSGDAFITVRQDSFYNVLIQNDEVNGPPRYLTTDWQAAKKSVDKLEALNPDTVIPGHGTAMQGESLTEGLKYLVQTFDQTAVPDYGRFVDGQDKQ